The Aeromonas encheleia genomic sequence CGCCACCTGCGCGAGCGCTTTGCCGAGGAGCGGGCCAACATCCTGGCGCACGCCCGTCGCATCAGCCACTTCGACCAGATAGAGCAGATCAAGGATTACCCTGAGCAGGTGCGCAAGCTGCTGGCCCGGATCCACAGGGTCAGGGCTCATATCCTGCTCAAGCGAATCATCTAGACCGCAATTCGGCTTCCGTCTCAGCCCCCACCCAAAGGCCTCCCGTTTTCGGCAGGCCTTTTTCAGATGCGGCAACCCAACCCGGCTCACAGCAACACGGCTTGCATCGAGCCATCAACAACCCCTATCATCTGGACATATTTACAGTATTTTCGGGCATCTAATTGATGAAATTGGATAAAATCTCCCTCGATAGCCTCAAGGGCGTCGGCAGCAAGATGCTGGAGAAGCTCGAGCGGCTGGGGCTGGCGACGGTACAGGATCTGCTGTTCCACCTGCCCCTGCGCTACGAGGATCGCACCCAGGTGTGGCCCATCGGCGATCTGCCGCCCGGGCTGCACGGCGCCGTCGAGGGCGAAATCCAGGACACCCAGCTGGTGATGGGCCGCCGCCGCATGCTGGTGTGCCGCATCAGCGATGGCACCGGCAGCCTGACCCTGCGCTTCTTCAACTTCACCGCCGCCCAGAAGAACAGCCTGGCCCCCGGTCGCCTGCTGCGCTGCTTTGGCGAGGTGCGCCCCGGCAAATACGGGCTGGAGATGGCCCACCCCGAGTACAAGCTGCTCGGCGAGGAGCAGGCCGGCCAGACCGAAGAAGCACTTACCCCCGTCTACCCGACCACAGAGGGGCTGCGCCAGCTCAGCCTGCGCAGCCTCACCGATCAGGCGCTGGCCCAGCTCGAGCTGTACGGGGTGGAGGAGCTGCTGCCCGCCGGCCTCTACCCGCACCAGATAGAACTCGCCGCCGCCCTTCGCCTGCTGCATAGACCTCCTCCCTCGGTGGCGCTGGCGCTGCTGGAGAGCGGCCAGCATCCGGCCCAGCAGCGGCTGGTGCTGGAAGAGCTGCTGGCCCACAACCTGTCGGTGCTGAAAGTCCGCGCTCAGGCCCAGACCCAGCTGGCCCGGTCCCTCAAGCCGGCCCCCACCCTGGTCAAGCAGCTGCTCGGCGCCCTGCCGTTTAAGCCGACCGGGGCCCAGAACCGGGTGGTGGCGGAGATCAGTCAGGATCTACAACGCAGCTACCCCATGATGCGGCTGGTGCAGGGGGACGTGGGCTCCGGCAAGACGCTGGTCGCGGCGCTGGCGGCGCTACAGGCCATAGGCAACGGCTGCCAGGTGGGGCTGATGGCGCCGACCGAGCTGCTGGCCGAGCAACATGCCATCAACTTCGCCCACTGGCTGGAGCCGCTCGGCATCAAGGTCGGCTGGTTGGCGGGCAAGCAGAAGGGCAAGGCCAGGGAAACCCAGCTCGCCGCCATCGCCGATGGCAGCGTCAAGATGGTGGTGGGCACCCACGCCATCTTCCAGGAGCAGGTAGTGTTCCAGCGCCTCGCCCTGGTGATCATCGATGAGCAGCACAGATTCGGGGTGCACCAGCGCCTCGCCCTACGCGAGAAAGGAGAGCGGGAGGGGGTACATCCTCACCAGCTGATCATGACCGCCACCCCCATTCCCCGCACCCTGGCGATGACCGCCTACGCCGATCTCGACACCTCTGTCATCGACGAGCTGCCGCCGGGCCGTACCCCCATCACCACTGTCGCCCTGCCGGACACTCGCCGGGGCGACGTGATCGCGCGGGTCAAGCTGGCCTGCGAGGAGGGCAAGCAGGCCTACTGGGTCTGCACCCTGATCGAGGAGTCCGAGGTGCTGGAGTGCCAGGCCGCCGAGGACACCGCCGCCGAGCTGCAGAACCTGTTGCCCGGCCTGCATATCGGGCTGGTGCACGGCCGCATGCGGCCGGTCGAGAAGCAACGGGTGATGGAGGAGTTCAAGGCCGGCATCTTGCAGCTGCTGGTCGCCACCACCGTCATCGAGGTAGGGGTGGATGTGCCCAACGCCAGCCTGATGATCATCGAGAACCCGGAGCGGCTCGGGCTGGCCCAGCTGCACCAGCTGCGCGGCCGGGTCGGTCGCGGCTCCGTGGCCTCCCACTGCGTGCTGCTCTATCACGCCCCCCTCTCCAAGACGGCCCAGAGCCGGCTCGGGGTGCTGCGGGAGACCAGCGATGGCTTCCAGATCGCCCAGCGCGATCTGGAGCTGCGCGGCCCGGGCGAGTTGCTCGGCACCCGCCAGACCGGCTTGGCCGATCTCAAGATCGCCGATCTGGTGCGGGACCAATCGCTCATCCCCCAGGTGCAGAAGCTGGCGCGCTACCTGATGGACAGACACCCTAGCCACGTCGATCCGCTGATCCGCCGCTGGCTGGGACTGCGGGATCACTATTCCAACGCCTGACACCCCATTGAGAACAGGAGGAGGAAGCCGATGAATTGCTGGCTTCCTCATGGGCAAACAGATTATCCATATCAGGTTGCCCCGCTGATCCGCCGCAGGCCGGGGCTGCGGGATCACTATTCCAACGCCTGACAACCCATTGAAAACAGGAGGAAGATGTCGATGAATTCCTGGCTACGCGCCCTGCTCTATGTATTCGCCTTCCTGCTGCTGTTCGTCTGGGTGGGTCTCGGCCTGTTCGACGCCGAACGGGCCAGGGCCCCCATCGCCAACTGGCTCAGCCAGCAGACCGGGGTGCAAGTCACCATAGGCCGGCTGGTATTCAACCCGCTCCATCCCTACACCCTGCTGGCGGAGCAGGTGCAGTACGGCGACGCGGTGAAGCTGGACAAGATCTACCTGGAGATAGACAGCATCGACTGGCTGAACCGGGATGTGCGCATCGCCCACCTGGATCTCATCCGCCCCCTCATCAAGCTGCCGCTCCCCAACCAGTTGCCGACCCTGCCGGTGCACTCCCTCACCATAGGGGACAGCAACATCGACAACCTCAGCCTGCAGAGCGACGGGCTCATCCTGCGCGGCCTGAGCGCCACCCTGAGCGACTGGGAGCTGATCTATCCCCGGCACCAGCCCCAGGCCAACCTGAGCCTCAGCATCAACCAGCTCGACAGCCCCAGCCTGACCCTGGCTCGCCTCAACCTGAAGGGACGACTGGAAGGCCAGGTGCTGAGCACGGACAAGCTGACCACCAACCTGTTCGACGGCCTGCTGGAGACCGGCATGGTGCTGGACTGGCCCGCACGCAGCCTGCAGCTGCGCGGCCTCAAGGCCCGTGGCCTGCGGGTCGAGCTGGACAGCCTCGGCCAGGCCGAGTTCCCCCTGCGCCGGATCAGCCTGGATCGGGGCCAGTTCGACGAGACCAGCGTCAACGCCAACGCCCAGGAGCTCGCCCTCAACAACTTCAGCGGCCAGCTCACCGCCTTCGAGTGGCAGGCGGGCAGCCGACCGACCGGTTACCTCACCGGCTCTCTGGCCGATCTCGGTCGTGGCCTGTTCCAGCTGGAAGAGATCAAGGGGCGGCTCGCCTTCTCGCCGCAGCAGCTCGATGCGGAGCTGCAGGGCAAGGCTTTTGATGGGGAGTTCAACCTGGAGCTGGCGCTGGACCCCGATCTTCAGAAGCTGACCCTGAAGGAGATGACCCTGAGCGGCATGGACATCAGCCTGCCAGATGGGTGGTGGCAGGATTGGCAAGGCTGGCGCCCACAGCAGATCGATGTGCGCAAGCTGGCCTTCGATCGGCTCAAGGTGCTCTCCTTCGACGACAGCCTGCCCCTGTCGCTGACCGGCTGGCAGCTCTACCTGACCGACCTCAGCCTGCGCGGTGATCAGCCGGGCCCCCTGCTCGGCCGGGCCAGGGTGGAGAGCAAGTGGTTCGAGCTGGTGTGGGACGGTCTCTCCGCCCGCAACGGCGAGCTGGATGGCGAACTGACGCCGAGCTCCTGGCAGCTCAACAAGCTGTCCAGCACCTTGCCCGACGAGGGGGCCATCGAGCTGAGCGGCCAGTGGGGCAAGGCACCAGGCCAGAACAGCCGCCTGCGACTACAGGGCAAGCAGCTGGATCTGGAGCAGTGGGGCAGGCTGCTGCGGGCCCCCGTCTCGCTGGCGGGCAAGCTGGATCTGGGTGTTGATCTGCAGGCAGATATGAGCAAGAAGCTGACCGACTGGCGCAGCACCCTGCAGGGCAGCCTGAGCCTGGATGCCAGGGATCCTTTCTGGGACAAGGTGAATATAGATCCGCTGCTGGACGAGTGGTTCAAGGGCGCCACCCCGCCGACCCTGACGGCGGACGGCCTGTGGCAGGCGATGCAGCAGGGGGATACCCCCTTCTATCGCGTCAAGCTAAACGCCAAGGCCGAAAATGGCCTGGTCCAGATCGAACAGGCGGGCGCCTCCACCATCACCCACCTGCTGGCCCTGCAGGGGGGCGTCGATCTGGTCAACGGCCAGTGGCAGCTGGATCTCGGCGCCCTGAACGGGCAACGCTGCGCCGAGCTGCTGGCCCGCTGGCGCGGCCCGCTCGACGCCCCGACCCTGAGCTGGAGCTTCCCGGCCGAGGCCTCCTGCGGCTGGGAGGCCGGCGTACGCTACCCGGCCCAGGGCCGCAGCAGCCCGCTCTGGCGCCCGCAGCCCAAACCGGCGACCCCAGACACCAACAAGGCCTCATGATGAGGCCTTGTCATTGAACCGGCAGGCGGTCGGGCCCCCTAGCCGCCCCGCTTGATGGGCAGCACCACGTACTGGCCGACGAACTCCACCGCCAGCTTGCGGCCGCTGAACAGCTGCACCCGCAGGCTGAACTTGGCCGACTCCCCGCTCTTGAGCGGTGCCAGCACGGCAGGCATCCCCTCCCGGGCGACCCTGGCCTCCGGCTCCTCGCTCACCGGCCGGTAGTATTTGATATTGCCCTCGGCCAGCACGGTATCGCCCCCCAGCCCGGCCTCCTTGAGCTGCAACCAGATGAGCCCCCAGCCCGCCAGCACACACTGGCTGTAGATGCTGCCGGCAAACATGGTGTCGTGGACGTTGAGGTTGGCCGCCAGCTTGGCCTTGAGATGAAAGGTCTGGCCGTCGTAATGGGTGATGTGCACCCCCATCTTCTCGCTGATGGGGATGCCCCGCGACCAGCGGGTGGTGAGATCCTGACACCACTCCGGGCGATACTGGATGGTCTGCAGCGGGCTCAGGGACTTGATCATCTGGCGGTGGGTGATGCGGCCGAAGGAGACAGGTCCTTCCCCCACCTCGAGGAAACCGCAGCGGCGGTAGAACTCCACCGCCTCCTGGCGGGCGTTCATCACCAGCCGCTTCACCTTCTCGTCGCGGGCGAGCTGCTCGAGATCCTCCACCATGCGGGCCCCCAGCCCCTGACCCCGAAACTCGGGTTTCAGCGCCATGAAGCGGATCTGGGCCTCGTCACCACCGACGAACAGCCGGCCGACGGCGATGGGGGTACCGTCTTCGGCCAGCATCAGCCGATGAATGGCGACGGTATCGTATTCGTCCCGCTCGGAACCTATTGGCAGATTGAACGGCTTGCGCAGCAGCTCCCAGCGCAGTTGGTAGTAGCTTTCCAGCTCGGCTGCCGTTTGGGGGGTGACCACCCGGTACATAGATACATCCTTGAGTTACACTGGTCGAAAACCATCTTGCCGTGCAAATTCATGGACTTCAATCCGCAAGCGTACCAAGCCGAACACTTATTGCACCTCAGCACCAAGGCCGAGCGCCGGCTCTGCATCCTGGAAAACGCCGAGCACCGCTGGCTGGAGATGGACGGCGTGGTGCAATCGGCCATGTGCCTCAGTGAACCGGACCGGCTCTGCCTGCCCCATCAACAACACATAGCCGCGCGGCTGCCAAGCCAGGCGAGCCGGATCCTGGAGCTGGGGCTGGGGGGCGGGGATCTCACCCGCCATCTGGGGGCACGCTGGCCCGAGGCAAGCCACGACTGCGTGGATCTGGATGCCGAGGTGCTGACCCTCTTCCAGGCCTTCTTCCAGGCGCCAGGGGGACCCTCTGCTCGGCCGCCGCGCCTGCATCACGCCGACGCGCTCCGTTTCCTGTTAGACAGCAGGGAGCACTACGATCTGGTGCTGCTGGATCTGTTCAGCCAGGACGGCAACCCCCGACTGCTGTTCCAGGCCCCGCTCTATCAGGCGCTGGCCCAGTGCCTGCGCGGCACCCTCATCATCAACCTGCTGCCACGCACCCGGCTGGAGCTGGAGCAGGCGCTGCGGCTGGCCGAGGAGTGGGTCGGCCCCACCCAGGCCTATCCGGTCCCCGGCTACCTCAACGTGATCCTGCACGCCACCCGTCAGGACGCCGCCTAGACCTGCAGCCAGAAGGTCACGGGGCCGTCGTTGAGCAACCGCACCTGCATGTCGGCGGCGAAGCGACCGGTCTCGGTCGGCAGGCCGCTATTTTTCGCCTGGGCGACGAAATAGTCATAGAGCCGCTCGGCATCGCTCGGGTGAGCGCCGCCGGAGAAGCCCGGCCTCATCCCCTTCTTGGTATCCGCCGCCAGGGTAAACTGGGACACCACCAGCAGACTGCCGCCGGCCTGGGTCAGGCTGAGGTTCATCTTGCCGTCCGCATCGGAGAAGATGCGATAGCCGCTCACCTTGTGCAGCAGCTTGTCGGCCTTGGCCTCGTCATCCCCCTGCTCCACCCCGAGCAGTACCAGCAGACCGGCGTCGATGGCACCGGTCACCTCTCCCTCGACGGTCACACTGGCCTCGGAGACCCGCTGAATCAATGCGATCACTCATCACTCCTTTGTCTTGTCAGAAAGAAACGACCGCCAAGAGGCGGCCGTTGATGTTAGCAACAAGGTGTGGGCTCAGCCCAGCTCCTCTGCGCCCGGTTTCTCATATTCGCCGAGACAGGCGGTGGTCTCGGCCCCCAGCAACACCACCAACCAGCTCAGGTAGACCCAGACAAACAGGATAGGGATTGTCGCCAGCGCGCCATAGATGGCCTGATAGGAGGGGAAGTTGGTGATGTAGATGGTGAAGCCGCGCTTGGCCAGCTCGAACAGGCTCGCCGCCACCAGGGCACCGATGAAGGCGTGGGTCAGCCGCACCTTGCAGTTGGGCACCACGGTATAGATCAACAGGAAGCCGAACACGGAGAACAGGAACGGCAGACCCCGCAGCAGCCAGTAACCCACCCCGAACAGCGCCTCGCCCTGGAAGAACCGCAGCGAGATGATGTAGGAGGAGACGGCGATGCTGGCGCCGATGAGCACGGGCCCCAGGGTCAGGATCATCCAGTACATGGCGAAGGCCTGGGCCAGCGGCCGGCTCTGGGTCGAGCGCCAGATGTAGTTGAGGTTCTTGTCGATGGCCGAGATCAGCATCAGGGCGACCACGATCAGGGCGCCGATACCGACCGCCGTGGTGTTGGTGGCATTGGCCACGAAGCCGTCGATGTACTCCTTGAGCGCCTCCCCGGCGGTCGGCACGAAGTTGTGATAGACGAACTGCTCCATCGCCTGCTTCAGGGTCTGGAACACCGGGAAGGCCGACATCATGCCGAACACCACGGCCACCATGGGCACCAGGGAGAGCAGGGTCACGTAGGCCAGGTAGCCGGCGGTGACGGTCAATCTGTCCTGCTGGAAACGACCCCAAACAAACTGGGCGAAGTGGGCACCATCGTGGCGCAAGAAGGAGAGGGCGTGACCGAGGCGGCTAGCGATTGTGTTCTGCATCGTGGTTCTCAGAGGCTTCATCATGCAGATATTGTGTCAGATGGCATGGCCATTTGACCACCCGTGGCCGGATGGAGTTGGCCTATACCCCGCCAAACGGCCATAAAAAAAGAGGCCCGAAGGCCTCTCTCTGTCTGTCGATGCACAGATATCAAGCACGACCGGCGCGCTTGCGATCCATCTCGGTCAGCAGTTTCTTACGGATACGGACAGCCTTTGGAGTAACTTCAACCAACTCATCGTTGTCGATGAACTCGAGAGCCTGTTCCAGGGTCATGCGGATCGGCGGAGTCAGCACCTGGGCTTCGTCGGTACCGGAGGCACGCATGTTGGTCAGCTGTTTGCCCTTCAGGCAGTTAACAGTCAGATCGTTGGAGCGGGAGTGGATCCCGATCACCTGGCCTTCGTACACCTCGGTAGCATGACCGATGAACAGACGACCGCGGTCTTGCAGACCGAACAGGGCGAAAGTCAGGGCCTTACCGGTGGCGTTGGAGATCAGCACGCCGTTCTGACGCTCACCGATGCTGCCACCCTTGTGCGGACCGTAATGGTCGAAGCTGTGATACAGCAGACCAGTACCGGAAGTCATGGTCAGGAACTCGGTCTGGAAACCGATCAAGCCACGGCTCGGGATCATGAAGTCAAGACGGACGCGGCCCTTGCCATCCGGAGTCATGTTGGTCATCTCACCCTTACGCAGGCCGAGTTGCTCCATGACTGAACCCTGGTTCGCCTCTTCCACATCGACAGTGACTGTCTCATACGGTTCGTGAAGCACGCCATCGATGGTGCGCAGGATAACTTCTGGACGGGATACCGCCAGTTCGTAGCCTTCGCGACGCATGTTTTCGATCAGGATGGACAGGTGCAGTTCACCACGACCGGATACACGGAACTTGTCCTGGTCATCAGTGTCTTCCACACGCAGGGCCACGTTGTGAACCAGCTCCTGGTCCAGACGCTCACGGATGTTGCGCGAGGTAACGAACTTGCCTTCTTTACCGGCAAACGGTGAGGTGTTGACCTGGAAGGTCATGTTCACGGTCGGCTCATCAACGGACAGAGCCGGCAAGGCTTCAACTGCGTTGTTATCACAGATGGTGTCGGAGATTTTCAACTCGCCCAGACCGGTGATGGCGATGATGTCGCCCGCTTGCGCGCTTGCCACTTCAGTACGAGCCAGGCCCAAGTAACCCAGTACCTGACCAACCTTGCCAGTGCGAGTCTTGCCATCAGCACCGACAACGGTGACCTGCTGGTTGCTCTTGACGCGACCACGGCTGATGCGGCCGATACCGATAACACCCACATAGGAGTTGTAATCGATCTGGGAGATCTGCATCTGGAAGCCGCCATCAGGATCGGCATTCGGTGCTTTCACGTTATCAACGATGGCCTGGAACAGCGGCTCCATGCTGTCGGACTCAACGTTCTGATCCATGGAAGCCCAGCCGTTCAGAGCAGAGGCGTAGACAACTTTGAAATCCAGCTGGTCATCGGTGGCACCCAGGTTGTCAAACAGGTCAAAAACCTGATCCATAACCCAATCAGGACGGGCGCCCGGACGGTCAACCTTGTTGATGACCACGATCGGCTTCAGACCCTTAGCGAAGGCTTTCTGGGTCACGAAACGGGTTTGCGGCATCGGGCCGTCAACGGCGTCGACCAGCAGCAGCACGGAGTCAACCATAGACAGAACCCGCTCAACCTCACCACCGAAGTCAGCGTGACCCGGGGTATCGACGATGTTGATACGGTAGTCATTCCAGCGGATCGCAGTGTTCTTGGCGAGAATGGTAATACCACGTTCCTTTTCCAGGTCGTTGGAATCCATCAGACGCTCTTGACCATCAGTGGTACGGTCCAGGGTTCCAGACTGCTGCAGCAGCTTATCAACCAGGGTAGTTTTGCCGTGGTCTACGTGCGCAATAATCGCAATATTGCGTAAATTCTCTAACATTCTCGCCTCAATCACCGGGTAAAATTGGGCGCTAATTGTACTCTCGCCTTTGTGATCTGCCTAGCAGAATTGCAGTGCATTCACGCACAACAGGGGATCAGGATCATAGACCCCATGCTGAAAGCCTGCTTAGATGGGGGCTGATCGTGCTGGCGCACCACGATGGTGCACCAAAACGATCCAAGGTTGCACCACTTTGAAGCGCGACCCTGCACGAGAGCGGGTATCCCGACAGCCTGAAACGGTGCAAATGCCCTGAAATCAAGCTGTCACAAACTTGGCACGATACTGGCTTATGTGAATGTGACGACGCATTCACCCAAAGAGTTTTAACACCGGAGGTTACTTAGCATGTCAGCCCAGAACGTTTTGGCCCTGATCCAGGAACACGAAGTCAAGTTTGTTGACCTGCGCTTTACCGACACCAAGGGTAAAGAGCAGCACGTATCCATCCCTTCCCACCAGGTCAACGAAGAGTTCTTCGAAGACGGCAAGATGTTCGATGGCTCCTCCATCGGCGGCTGGAAGGGCATCAACGAGTCTGACATGGTGCTGATGCCGGATGCGGCCTCCGCCAAGCTGGATCCGTTCACCGAAGAGACCACGCTGAACATCGTCTGTGACGTGCTGGAACCGGCCACCATGCAAGGTTATGACCGCGACCCGCGCTCCATCTCCAAGCGTGCTGAAGACTTCCTGAAAGCCAGCGGCATCGCTGACACCGTGCTGTTCGGGCCGGAGCCGGAATTCTTCATGTTCGACAACATCACCTTCTCCAACACCATGGGCCACAGCTTCGTGAAGATCGAATCCGAAGAAGCTGCCTGGAACTCGGGTACCGAGTACGAGCACGGCAACAAGGGTCACCGTCCCTTCGTCAAGGGTGGTTACTTCCCGGTTGCACCGGTTGACTCCTCCCAGGACATCCGCGCCGCCATGTGTCTGGTGCTGGAAGAGATGGGTCAGGTTGTCGAGGCGCACCACCACGAGGTGGCTACCGCCGGTCAGAACGAGATCGCCACTCGCTTCAACACCCTCACCCTGAAGGCCGATGAAGTACAGGTTCTGAAGTACGTGATCCACAACGTGGCCCACGCCTACAACAAGACCGTCACCTTCATGCCGAAACCCATGTTCGGTGACAACGGCTCCGGCATGCACTGCCACCAGTCCCTGGCCAAGAACGGCGTCAACCTGTTCGCCGGCGACCTGTACGGCGGTCTGTCCGAGATGGCGCTGCACTACATCGGCGGCATCATCAAGCACGCCAAGGCCATCAACGCCTTCGCCAACCCGACCACCAACTCCTACAAGCGTCTGGTTCCGGGTTACGAAGCGCCGGTCATGCTGGCTTACTCTGCCCGTAACCGTTCCGCCTCCATCCGTATCCCTGTGGTGCCGAGCCCGAAAGCCCGCCGCATCGAGGTGCGCTTCCCGGATCCGGCTGCCAACCCGTACCTGGCCTTCGCAGCCCAGCTGATGGCCGGTCTGGACGGTATCATCAACAAGATCCATCCGGGCGATGCCATGGACAAGAACTTGTATGACCTGCCGCCGGAAGAAGCCGCAGAAGTGCCGACCGTTGCCGGCTCCCTGGACGAAGCCCTGGCCGCACTGGACACCGACCGCGAGTTCCTGACCCGTGGTGGCGTGTTCAGCGATGACTTCATCAACTCCTACCTGGAGCTGAAGCAGCACGATGTGGATCGCGTACGCATGACTCCGCACCCGCTGGAGTTCGAGCTGTACTACTCCGTCTAAGCCGACGTGCTTGTTTTATCGTGAAAAAAACCCGCCAGATGGCGGGTTTTTTGTCTGATCGGTCGAGTCACAGCGCCATGGATCCGGCCATCAGCCCGGCACCCATGTCATCCCATCGGCTTATCTTATCCCCATGGGTCCGACAATCGGTCTGAGCGTTTTTTCTCTGATAGGATTAAACAGGACACCGTCAAGGAGAGATGGATGAAAAATTTACACCCGATATGGATGCTGGGCCTGTTGCTGCTGATGCCCTGCGCCGCGCAGGCCGCCACAGTCTATTCCTGGGTCGATGCCAATGGCGTGACCCACTACACCGATGCCCCTCCCCCCGGCAAACGGGCCAAGGAGCTGGATCTGCGGGTCTCCCCCCTCATCGGCACGGCCCCCCACTCGGTTCAGGTCGACAACTTCAATAGCCTGACCGGTGTCGATGCCAAGAAGGCGCAGGAAGCCAGCCCACTGGCGATCACGCTGCTCTCCCCCGAACCGGGCAGCACCCTGCGTGACAACACCGGCAACGTGGTGTTTCAGGCCGAGGTCAGCCCCCATGCCCCGGTACAATACGATGTCCGCCTCACCCTGAACGGCAAGGCGGCCCCCCTCGTTCATAACAGCCTGGCCATCCGGGTCGAAAACCTCGATCGCGGTGCCCACGAGGCACGGCTCGAGCTGCTCGCCAAAGACGGTACGATCCTTGCTAAATCTAAACCAGCCACCTTTTACCTGCACAGAACGACGGTAGATCCAGCTCCCAAACCCACCCCCAAGGCCGATTAGGGGTGATGTGATGCACCGATGCGGGTAAACTCAATG encodes the following:
- the glnA gene encoding glutamate--ammonia ligase translates to MSAQNVLALIQEHEVKFVDLRFTDTKGKEQHVSIPSHQVNEEFFEDGKMFDGSSIGGWKGINESDMVLMPDAASAKLDPFTEETTLNIVCDVLEPATMQGYDRDPRSISKRAEDFLKASGIADTVLFGPEPEFFMFDNITFSNTMGHSFVKIESEEAAWNSGTEYEHGNKGHRPFVKGGYFPVAPVDSSQDIRAAMCLVLEEMGQVVEAHHHEVATAGQNEIATRFNTLTLKADEVQVLKYVIHNVAHAYNKTVTFMPKPMFGDNGSGMHCHQSLAKNGVNLFAGDLYGGLSEMALHYIGGIIKHAKAINAFANPTTNSYKRLVPGYEAPVMLAYSARNRSASIRIPVVPSPKARRIEVRFPDPAANPYLAFAAQLMAGLDGIINKIHPGDAMDKNLYDLPPEEAAEVPTVAGSLDEALAALDTDREFLTRGGVFSDDFINSYLELKQHDVDRVRMTPHPLEFELYYSV
- a CDS encoding DUF4124 domain-containing protein; amino-acid sequence: MKNLHPIWMLGLLLLMPCAAQAATVYSWVDANGVTHYTDAPPPGKRAKELDLRVSPLIGTAPHSVQVDNFNSLTGVDAKKAQEASPLAITLLSPEPGSTLRDNTGNVVFQAEVSPHAPVQYDVRLTLNGKAAPLVHNSLAIRVENLDRGAHEARLELLAKDGTILAKSKPATFYLHRTTVDPAPKPTPKAD